From a region of the Pseudoxanthobacter soli DSM 19599 genome:
- the dapE gene encoding succinyl-diaminopimelate desuccinylase gives MAEDGDKAASRWTDGRAPLDFARRLIACPSVTPDAGAALDAVEAALAPAGFAVLRPVFEEAGTAPVENLYARFGRGEPHLAFAGHVDVVPPGDEAAWRHDPFGAVVHDGVLYGRGAVDMKGGVAAFLAAALDFLAARGDGFRGSISFLITGDEEGPSINGTVKLMQWCAARGEHFDAALVGEPTCTAALGDTIKIGRRGSMSGTVIVRGTQGHVAYPERARNPVPALLALAPALIDPPLDAGNTHFAPSNLEIVSVDVGNPSWNVIPAEARLRFNVRYNDLWTRPALKAEIERRLAGAAAARGEPAPEIVFERGSGDVFLTAPGPLVSALGAAIEAVTGLSPALSTGGGTSDARFIKDYCPVVEFGPVGTSMHKVDECVPVAELDALAAIYRAFLDRFFPA, from the coding sequence ATGGCTGAGGACGGCGACAAGGCCGCATCGCGGTGGACGGATGGGCGCGCGCCGCTCGATTTCGCCCGCCGCCTGATCGCGTGCCCGAGCGTGACGCCGGACGCGGGCGCGGCGCTCGACGCGGTCGAGGCGGCGCTGGCGCCGGCCGGCTTCGCCGTGCTGCGCCCGGTGTTCGAGGAGGCCGGCACCGCGCCGGTCGAAAATCTCTACGCCCGGTTCGGGCGCGGCGAGCCGCACCTCGCCTTCGCCGGCCATGTCGACGTGGTGCCCCCGGGGGATGAAGCCGCCTGGCGGCACGATCCGTTCGGCGCCGTGGTGCACGACGGCGTGCTCTACGGCCGCGGCGCCGTCGACATGAAAGGCGGGGTCGCCGCCTTCCTCGCCGCCGCGCTCGATTTCCTCGCCGCCCGCGGCGACGGCTTCAGGGGTTCGATCTCGTTCCTCATCACCGGCGACGAGGAAGGCCCCTCGATCAACGGCACCGTGAAGCTGATGCAGTGGTGCGCGGCGCGGGGCGAGCATTTCGATGCCGCCCTCGTGGGCGAGCCGACCTGCACCGCCGCGCTCGGCGACACCATCAAGATCGGCCGGCGCGGCTCGATGTCCGGCACGGTGATCGTGCGCGGCACCCAGGGCCACGTCGCCTATCCCGAGCGTGCCCGCAATCCGGTGCCGGCGCTGCTCGCGCTCGCGCCCGCGCTGATCGATCCGCCGCTCGATGCCGGCAACACCCATTTCGCCCCTTCGAACCTCGAGATCGTCTCGGTCGATGTCGGCAACCCGTCGTGGAACGTCATCCCGGCGGAGGCGCGGCTGCGCTTCAACGTGCGCTACAACGACCTGTGGACCCGCCCGGCGCTGAAGGCGGAGATCGAGCGGCGCCTTGCCGGGGCCGCCGCCGCGCGTGGCGAGCCCGCGCCCGAAATCGTGTTCGAGCGCGGCTCCGGCGACGTGTTCCTGACCGCGCCCGGGCCGCTCGTCAGCGCGCTCGGCGCGGCGATCGAGGCGGTCACGGGGCTCTCCCCGGCGCTGTCGACCGGCGGCGGCACCTCGGACGCCCGCTTCATCAAGGATTATTGCCCGGTGGTCGAGTTCGGCCCGGTCGGCACCTCCATGCACAAGGTGGACGAGTGCGTGCCGGTGGCAGAGCTCGATGCGCTCGCCGCGATCTACCGCGCCTTCCTCGACCGCTTCTTTCCGGCCTGA
- a CDS encoding argininosuccinate synthase, producing the protein MSDIKKIVLSYSGGLDTSIILKWLQQQYQAEIITFTADLGQGEELEPARKKAEMMGVKQIYIDDLREEFVRDFVFPMFRANAVYEGTYLLGTSIARPLIAKRLVEIAHETGADAIAHGATGKGNDQVRFELAVAALDPKLQVIAPWRIWDFKSRTDLIEFAEQNQIPVAKDKRGEAPFSVDANLLHSSSEGKVLEDPAEEPPAYVFQRTLSPEEAPDSPTIIEIGFRNGDAVSIDGVELSPATLLARLNDLGKANGIGRLDLVENRFVGMKSRGIYETPGGTILHVAHRAIESITLDRGAGHLKDELMPRYAELIYNGFWFSPEREMLQALIDKSQEAVEGTVRLKLYKGNTIVIGRSSPNSLYSTKMVTFEDDAGAYDQKDAAGFIRLNALRLRLLAARSKGIER; encoded by the coding sequence ATGTCCGACATCAAGAAGATCGTGCTCTCCTATTCCGGCGGGCTCGATACGTCGATCATCCTCAAGTGGCTGCAGCAGCAGTACCAGGCCGAGATCATCACCTTCACGGCTGATCTCGGTCAGGGCGAGGAGCTCGAGCCGGCCCGCAAGAAGGCCGAGATGATGGGCGTGAAGCAGATCTATATCGATGATCTGCGCGAGGAATTCGTCCGCGACTTCGTCTTCCCGATGTTCCGCGCCAATGCGGTCTACGAGGGCACCTATCTGCTCGGCACCTCGATCGCCCGGCCGCTGATCGCCAAGCGCCTCGTCGAGATCGCCCATGAGACGGGCGCCGACGCCATCGCCCACGGCGCCACCGGCAAGGGCAACGATCAGGTCCGCTTCGAGCTGGCGGTCGCCGCGCTCGATCCGAAGCTTCAGGTGATCGCGCCCTGGCGCATCTGGGATTTCAAGTCGCGCACCGACCTGATCGAGTTCGCCGAGCAGAACCAGATCCCCGTCGCCAAGGACAAGCGCGGCGAGGCGCCGTTCTCCGTCGACGCGAACCTGCTGCACTCCTCCTCCGAGGGCAAGGTGCTGGAAGATCCGGCGGAAGAGCCGCCGGCCTACGTGTTCCAGCGCACGCTCTCGCCCGAGGAGGCGCCGGATAGCCCGACCATCATCGAGATCGGCTTCCGCAACGGCGACGCGGTCTCCATCGATGGCGTCGAGCTGTCGCCCGCGACCCTGCTCGCCCGCCTCAACGATCTCGGCAAGGCAAACGGCATCGGCCGCCTCGACCTCGTCGAGAACCGCTTCGTGGGCATGAAGTCGCGCGGCATTTACGAGACGCCGGGCGGCACCATCCTGCACGTCGCCCACCGGGCGATCGAATCGATCACGCTCGACCGCGGCGCCGGCCACCTCAAGGACGAGCTGATGCCGCGCTACGCGGAGCTGATCTATAACGGCTTCTGGTTCTCGCCGGAGCGCGAGATGCTCCAGGCGCTGATCGACAAGAGCCAGGAGGCTGTCGAGGGCACGGTGCGGCTGAAGCTCTACAAGGGCAACACCATCGTGATCGGCCGTTCCAGCCCGAACTCGCTCTACTCGACCAAGATGGTGACGTTCGAGGACGATGCCGGCGCCTACGACCAGAAGGACGCCGCCGGCTTCATCAGGCTCAATGCGCTGCGCCTGCGTCTGCTCGCCGCCCGAAGCAAGGGCATCGAGCGGTAA